From Staphylococcus sp. M0911, a single genomic window includes:
- the mnhB2 gene encoding Na+/H+ antiporter Mnh2 subunit B gives MKENDVVLRTVTKVVVFILLTFGFYVFFAGHNNPGGGFIGGLIFSSAFILMFLAFDVKQVLISLPIDFKQLMIIGSLISLATAIVPTFFGKPFLYQTEANIALPLLGHVHVTTVTLFELGVLLAVVGVIVTVMLSISGGKS, from the coding sequence ATGAAAGAGAATGATGTCGTATTACGAACGGTAACTAAAGTCGTCGTATTTATACTATTAACGTTTGGGTTCTATGTTTTCTTTGCAGGACATAATAATCCAGGCGGCGGCTTTATCGGTGGTTTGATTTTTAGTTCTGCTTTTATTCTGATGTTCCTTGCATTTGATGTTAAGCAAGTGCTTATCAGTTTACCGATCGATTTTAAACAGTTAATGATTATAGGTTCTTTAATTTCATTGGCGACAGCTATTGTCCCTACATTTTTTGGTAAACCGTTTTTATATCAAACTGAAGCCAATATCGCTTTACCCTTATTAGGTCATGTACATGTTACAACAGTCACACTCTTTGAATTAGGTGTGTTATTAGCAGTTGTGGGTGTCATAGTTACAGTGATGTTGTCGATAAGTGGGGGTAAATCATGA
- the mnhE2 gene encoding Na+/H+ antiporter Mnh2 subunit E — MNQVVLNIVIAFLWVLFQDEDEFKFTTFFSGYLIGVIVIYILHRFFGQEFYLRKIWVAVKFLVVYLYQLITSSISTINYILFKTKDMNPGLLTYETNLTNDWAITFLTILIIITPGSTVIRISKGTNKFLIHSIDVTDKDKKNLLRNIKQYEDLILEVTR, encoded by the coding sequence ATGAATCAAGTCGTTCTGAATATTGTTATTGCGTTTTTATGGGTTTTATTTCAAGATGAGGACGAATTTAAATTCACAACCTTCTTCTCTGGGTATTTAATTGGTGTGATCGTCATCTATATTTTACATCGTTTCTTTGGACAAGAGTTTTATTTGAGAAAAATATGGGTTGCCGTTAAGTTTTTAGTCGTTTACTTATATCAATTAATTACATCTAGTATTAGTACAATCAATTATATTTTGTTTAAAACGAAAGATATGAATCCTGGATTGTTAACGTATGAGACCAATTTAACTAACGATTGGGCAATTACCTTTTTAACGATTTTAATTATCATAACGCCAGGTTCAACGGTGATTCGAATATCAAAAGGAACAAATAAATTTTTAATTCATAGTATTGATGTAACGGATAAGGACAAGAAAAATTTACTACGAAATATTAAACAATATGAAGATTTAATCTTGGAGGTGACACGATGA
- the mnhC2 gene encoding Na+/H+ antiporter Mnh2 subunit C, whose translation MNLILLLVIGFLVFIGTYMILSINLIRIVIGISIYTHAGNLIIMSMGRYGGHMTEPLITGGKAYFVDPLLQAIVLTAIVIGFGMTAFLLVLIYRTYRVTKEDEINVLRGEDDDE comes from the coding sequence ATGAATCTTATATTATTATTAGTGATTGGCTTTTTAGTATTTATCGGTACGTATATGATTCTATCTATTAATTTAATTCGAATTGTCATAGGTATCTCCATTTATACCCACGCAGGTAATCTCATTATCATGAGTATGGGGCGTTATGGTGGACATATGACAGAACCATTAATAACAGGAGGTAAGGCTTATTTTGTTGATCCATTATTACAAGCCATTGTTTTAACAGCTATTGTCATTGGATTTGGTATGACTGCCTTCTTACTTGTATTAATTTATAGAACATATCGAGTAACTAAAGAAGATGAAATTAACGTATTAAGGGGTGAAGATGATGATGAGTAA
- the mnhD2 gene encoding Na+/H+ antiporter Mnh2 subunit D has translation MMSNLLILPMLLPFLCALILVFIKDKSKVSKFLCIGTMLVTTVISLALLIYVMNEKPITLDFGGWKAPFGIQFLGDSLSLLMVTVSSFVITLIMAYGFGRGEQRVNRFHLPSFILFLAVGVIGSFLTSDLFNLYVMFEIMLLASFVLVTLGQSVEQLRAAIIYVVLNIIGSWFLLFAIGLLYKTVGTLNFSHIALRLNNMEDNQTVTMISLIFLVAFSSKAALVIFMWLPKAYAVLNTELAALFAALMTKVGAYALIRFFTLLFDSHAGVTHPLLIFMSCLTMIIGAFGVLAYKDIKKIAAYQVILSIGFVILGLGTHTFSGVNGAIFYLANDIVVKTLLFFIVGSLVYISGYRQYHYLSGLAKREPFFGIAFVIMIFAIGGVPPFSGFPGKVLIFKGAIENGNYIGLGLMIVTSLIAMYSLFRILFLMYFGDQDGEEVEFKKIPKHRKGILGILVVVILLMGIGAPLVLNVTENATKMNIDEHQFHQIVNTHLKEGDN, from the coding sequence ATGATGAGTAATTTATTGATTTTACCCATGTTACTTCCATTTCTTTGCGCTTTAATACTTGTCTTTATCAAAGATAAAAGTAAAGTATCTAAATTCTTATGTATTGGCACAATGTTGGTAACAACAGTCATTTCGTTAGCATTATTAATTTATGTGATGAATGAAAAACCAATTACATTAGATTTCGGTGGATGGAAAGCACCATTCGGTATTCAATTTTTAGGCGATTCATTGAGTTTACTTATGGTCACTGTATCATCGTTTGTCATTACATTGATTATGGCTTATGGATTTGGTCGTGGAGAGCAACGTGTGAATCGTTTCCATCTTCCATCGTTCATACTATTTTTAGCTGTAGGAGTTATTGGCTCATTTCTAACTTCAGATTTGTTTAATCTATACGTTATGTTTGAAATTATGTTGCTTGCTTCTTTTGTGCTTGTCACATTAGGACAATCTGTTGAACAATTACGTGCAGCAATTATTTATGTCGTATTAAACATTATCGGATCTTGGTTTTTACTTTTCGCGATTGGTTTATTGTATAAAACAGTAGGAACACTTAATTTTTCTCATATTGCTTTAAGATTAAATAACATGGAAGATAATCAAACCGTGACGATGATTTCACTTATATTCTTGGTAGCATTCAGTTCGAAAGCGGCACTAGTTATCTTTATGTGGCTACCTAAAGCATATGCAGTATTAAACACAGAATTAGCCGCACTTTTTGCAGCATTAATGACGAAAGTCGGTGCATATGCATTAATCCGCTTCTTCACATTATTATTTGACTCTCATGCAGGTGTCACGCATCCGTTACTTATCTTCATGTCATGTCTAACAATGATTATTGGTGCTTTTGGCGTTTTAGCATACAAAGATATTAAGAAGATTGCTGCTTATCAAGTCATATTGTCGATTGGTTTTGTCATTCTTGGTTTAGGTACACATACATTTTCAGGTGTTAATGGTGCGATTTTCTATCTAGCTAACGATATTGTTGTTAAGACGTTATTATTCTTTATTGTAGGTAGCTTAGTTTATATTTCGGGTTATCGTCAGTACCATTATTTAAGTGGACTTGCTAAACGCGAACCATTCTTTGGTATAGCATTTGTTATTATGATTTTTGCGATTGGTGGGGTGCCACCATTTAGTGGTTTCCCCGGTAAAGTTTTGATTTTTAAAGGTGCCATCGAAAATGGCAACTATATTGGTCTGGGATTAATGATTGTAACCAGTCTTATTGCAATGTATAGCTTATTTAGAATCCTATTTTTAATGTACTTTGGTGACCAAGATGGCGAAGAAGTTGAATTTAAGAAAATACCAAAACATCGTAAAGGGATTCTAGGTATTCTTGTAGTAGTCATTTTATTAATGGGAATTGGAGCGCCACTAGTATTAAATGTCACTGAAAATGCGACTAAGATGAATATAGACGAGCATCAGTTCCATCAAATAGTGAATACGCATTTGAAGGAGGGAGATAATTAG